A window of the Nyctibius grandis isolate bNycGra1 chromosome 9, bNycGra1.pri, whole genome shotgun sequence genome harbors these coding sequences:
- the LOC137667469 gene encoding UDP-glucuronosyltransferase 1A1-like — MALVLSAHPQVMVMLVLLLSVLSLAAGGKLLVVPVDGSHWLSMREVLDSLRQKGHEIVVVAPEINLHIKPTKNFVMKMYPVPFTQEELDGNFQAFSQDVFEEGSFLERIVRIYQRSKITSAMFLSTCTHLLYNKELVRYLEESNKFDAIMMDPVLPCGPIIAEYLSLPSVYFMRGLPCSLDYKATQCPSPFSYVPRIFTSSSDHMTFTERVKNLLVGVSEHLLCYLFYLKYENLASEFLHREVTVLELFSKASIWLMRYDFVFEYPRPIMPNMVYVGGINCEQKKPLSKEFEDIVNASGEHGIVVFSLGSMVSEIPMKKATEIADALGSVPQTVLWRYTGEVPPNLPKNVKLVKWLPQNDLLAHPKTRAFITHGGSHGVYEGICNAVPMVLMPLFGDQMDNAKRVESRGAGLTLNILEMTSQDISTALKAVINDKKYKENIKRLSDLHLDRPIHPLDLAVHWVEFVMRHKGAPHLRPAAHDLNWIQYHSLDVIAFLLAVVLLSLFISVKCCMFCCRRCCCKKGRTRKPTKSKSH, encoded by the exons atggCCCTGGTGCTTAGTGCTCATCCGCAAGTCATGGTGATGCTGGTTCTGCTCCTGTCTGTGCTCAGTTTGGCTGCTGGTGGGAAGCTGCTGGTGGTACCAGTGGATGGGAGTCATTGGCTCAGCATGCGGGAAGTGTTGGACAGTCTCAGGCAGAAAGGACATGAAATAGTCGTCGTTGCACCTGAGATAAATTTACACATAAAGCCAACAAAGAATTTTGTTATGAAAATGTACCCAGTCCCTTTCACACAGGAAGAGCTGGATGGAAATTTCCAAGCATTTTCACAGGATGTATTTGAAGAAGGATCTTTTCTGGAAAGAATTGTTAGAATTTATCAACGGTCAAAAATAACTTCTGCCATGTTCCTGTCTACCTGTACACACTTACTGTACAACAAAGAGCTTGTCAGATATCTTGAGGAAAGCAA CAAATTTGATGCCATTATGATGGATCCTGTGTTGCCCTGTGGACCAATTATTGCTGAAtatctttctctcccttcagTGTACTTCATGCGTGGTCTTCCATGTTCCTTAGACTACAAAGCCACGCAGTGTCCCAGTCCTTTTTCTTATGTGCCGAGGATTTTCACGTCCAGTTCAGATCACATGACATTTACGGAGCGTGTGAAGAACCTCCTGGTTGGGGTTTCAGAGCATTTGCTTTGctatctgttttatttaaaatatgagaaCTTAGCTTCTGAGTTTCTTCACAGAGAAGTAACAGTACTGGAACTGTTTAGCAAAGCATCCATTTGGCTGATGAGATATGACTTTGTTTTTGAGTATCCGCGCCCAATAATGCCAAATATGGTCTATGTTGGAGGCATCAACTGTGAGCAGAAGAAGCCATTATCAAAG GAATTTGAAGATATTGTGAATGCCTCTGGAGAACATGGCATCGTTGTCTTCTCGCTGGGCTCCATGGTCTCTGAGATTCCTATGAAGAAAGCCACAGAAATCGCGGATGCCTTGGGATCGGTCCCTCAAACG GTTTTGTGGCGATACACAGGAGAGGTGCCCCCCAACCTGCCGAAGAACGTAAAGCTCGTCAAATGGCTGCCACAGAATGATCTTCTAG CTCACCCTAAGACTCGTGCCTTTATTACCCATGGAGGCTCACATGGTGTTTATGAGGGCATATGCAATGCAGTGCCAATGGTACTAATGCCATTATTTGGAGACCAGATGGACAACGCCAAGCGAGTCGAGTCACGGGGAGCAGGACTGACGCTGAATATACTTGAGATGACTTCACAGGACATATCCACTGCCCTGAAAGCAGTTATTAATGATAAAAA GTACAAAGAGAACATCAAGCGTCTCTCAGACCTTCACCTTGACAGACCCATCCACCCCTTGGACCTGGCCGTGCACTGGGTCGAGTTTGTAATGAGACACAAAGGGGCCCCACACCTGCGACCTGCTGCTCACGACCTGAACTGGATCCAGTACCACTCCCTAGATGTCATCGCCTTCCTCCTCGCCGTGGtgctcctctccctcttcaTTTCTGTGAAGTGCTGCATGTTCTGCTGCCGCAGGTGCTGCTGTAAGAAGGGAAGAACAAGAAAGCCAACCAAATCAAAGTCCCACTAG